The sequence below is a genomic window from Acetobacter vaccinii.
CGCGGCCACATCCGTGCCAGCACGGTTGCGCAGGCGCACGGTCGTCAGGTGGTTGCGGCTGGCATAGGCGTATTCGACATAGCCGATTGCGCCTTCGGTGTTCCGCACGGTTGCAGCAACGCCATCGTTACCACGTGCACCCAGGCCACCCGGCCAGTTGATGGAGGTGCTGGCACCCTGGTTCTGCTTCCAGCTGGCAGAAGAGTCAGCCAGGTAGGAGGTGAACACAAAGGTCGTGCCCGAGCCATCAGCACGGTGGACGGAAGCGATGGCAGCGTCAGGCAGCTTAACACCGGGGTTAAGAGCTGCAATTTTGGGGTCGTTCCATGCCGTGATGTCACCAGCGTAGATACCGGCAACAACTTCACCGCTCAGCACCAGGGCATCAGCCTTGATACCGGGGATGTTCACAACCGGAACAATACCACCCATGACGGTAGGGAACTGGAAGAGCTTGCCCGTTTCCAGCTTGGCGGCGTCCATCGGCGCGTCGGATGCGCCAAAGTCCACGGTGCCAGCAAGGATCTGGTTCTGCCCGGCGCTGGAGCCAACGCTCTGGTAGTTAACGGTTACACCGGTTTCCGCCTTGGCGGCAGCACCCCATGCTTCATAAATGGGAGCAGCAAAGCTGGACCCAGCACCGGTCACACTTTCGGCACGTGATGCCACAGGGAGGGCTGCCAGAAAGCACGTTACTGCTGCCAGACACACTCCGGACCTGACTGAAAGACGCATTGTTGGATTTATCCCTTTAACAATGAAGCTTGCGACCGCATGCCGCGCCCCTGTTCCTTAAAGGAGACAACCCAGGAAAAGTGTGATGATTTCGGGACAGTTACGTTGCTATTTTATTACAATCCCCAGCCGCCAAAGGCAGCCATATCCGGCATGTCGTGCCCTGGCCTACAACACTTTCAATCGCCAGCCTCCCTTCATGCCGGGCGATGACATGTTGTACAATAGCCAGACCCAGCCCACTGCCCTGCACACTGGCCGCCGTGCGGGCCACACGGTAAAAACGCTCTGTAATACGGGGCAGATGGCGGGCGGAAATACCCGGCCCCGTATCAGCAACACTCAGCACGACACCGGATTTGGAAGGCCAGCCCACATCGGGCTTGGCGCGCTCGCACCCGACTGTAATACGCAATGTCTGCTCGGGCTGCCTGTCCTTGGTAGCCAGACCATATTTAAGCGCGTTTTCCAGCAGGTTCATCAACACCTGCAAAAGCTGGGCAATATCCCCTGCCACAGCAAGATTCTGGTCTGCCACAGGCTGGACATCCAGAATGACATCCTTGCCCGCCACCAGTCCCCGCGCTTCATCACTGAAGTGTTGGAACAGTTCAGACACAACAATAGTGTCACGCGGGCGGTGATGTTCCTGCATCTGCACGCGCGACAGATACAGCAGACTATCCAGCAGGCGCTGCATGCGGCGGGCCTGCGCGGCCATAATGTCCAGAAA
It includes:
- the pstS gene encoding phosphate ABC transporter substrate-binding protein PstS translates to MNPTMRLSVRSGVCLAAVTCFLAALPVASRAESVTGAGSSFAAPIYEAWGAAAKAETGVTVNYQSVGSSAGQNQILAGTVDFGASDAPMDAAKLETGKLFQFPTVMGGIVPVVNIPGIKADALVLSGEVVAGIYAGDITAWNDPKIAALNPGVKLPDAAIASVHRADGSGTTFVFTSYLADSSASWKQNQGASTSINWPGGLGARGNDGVAATVRNTEGAIGYVEYAYASRNHLTTVRLRNRAGTDVAAGLSSFSEAAASADWKNASHFAVSLLGTPGKNAWPIVSATYVLVPLPARNPERDAAVQKFFAWDFKNGDSIASKLDYVPLPGAVKDSILSAWKSGK
- a CDS encoding sensor histidine kinase, which encodes MQAWLAAAYGVVGGCALSGLVWSRGLLGLAARRQPAIAQKRPTTAPEMLLKQVMACLPAASLVLNETRLPCIISPEANRQFQNCIGSIVRHPAFQSQVEKLLAQSQETTQPTEAVVVLDVPQPRVVRALFLKKTVPAAFLPEVYSKNPGGQITLVFVALHDETEAVVAEKQHTDFVAFASHELRTPLAALLGFIETLQGPAADDPGAQKEFLDIMAAQARRMQRLLDSLLYLSRVQMQEHHRPRDTIVVSELFQHFSDEARGLVAGKDVILDVQPVADQNLAVAGDIAQLLQVLMNLLENALKYGLATKDRQPEQTLRITVGCERAKPDVGWPSKSGVVLSVADTGPGISARHLPRITERFYRVARTAASVQGSGLGLAIVQHVIARHEGRLAIESVVGQGTTCRIWLPLAAGDCNKIAT